The Penicillium oxalicum strain HP7-1 chromosome IV, whole genome shotgun sequence genome contains a region encoding:
- a CDS encoding Pre-mRNA-splicing factor prp46 — translation MDTLPSRTADEAIRASAKRTADLFGTEYLMVTPTTSTDGSIGVSYRRKAEYQDVIELPPALAEKQAKAAAGRTKRPKIQPAQAQGSGDGSGASMALVRRPGGAGAGAAATEDQPKSLIQRPSATKQQRPDWHAPWKLMRVISGHLGWVRALAVEPNNEWFASGAGDRTIKIWNLATGALRLTLTGHISTVRGLAVSPRHPYLFSCGEDKMVKCWDLETNKVIRHYHGHLSGVYTLALHPRLDLLVTGGRDGVCRVWDMRTRSNVHVLSGHKGTVADIQCQEADPQVISGSLDATVRLWDLAAGKSMGVLTHHKKGVRALATHPTEFTFASASTGSIKQWKCPEGAFMQNFEGQNAIINTLSVNDENVMFSGGDNGSMSFWDWKTGYQFQSIDTMAQPGSLEAEAGIMASTFDKTGLRLITGEADKTIKIWKEDENATPETHPVTWAPTLGRQRY, via the coding sequence ATGGACACCTTACCTTCCCGAACGGCCGATGAGGCTATCCGTGCCTCCGCAAAGCGTACCGCCGATCTTTTCGGAACAGAATATTTGATGGTCACACCGACGACTTCGACGGACGGCTCAATCGGCGTGTCTTACCGACGGAAAGCAGAGTATCAAGATGTCATCGAGTTGCCCCCCGCCTTGGCAGAGAAGCAAGCCAAAGCTGCCGCGGGACGTACGAAGCGCCCTAAGATTCAGCCCGCACAGGCTCAGGGATCCGGAGATGGCAGTGGTGCTTCAATGGCCCTTGTCAGGCGACCTGgtggcgctggcgctggcgccgCGGCCACGGAGGACCAACCCAAGAGCTTGATCCAGAGACCTTCTGCCACAAAACAACAACGACCGGACTGGCACGCGCCATGGAAGCTAATGCGTGTCATTTCTGGACATCTGGGATGGGTGCGAGCTCTGGCGGTGGAGCCTAACAACGAGTGGTTTGCCAGCGGTGCTGGCGACCGCACCATTAAGATTTGGAATCTGGCGACGGGTGCTTTGCGATTGACATTGACTGGCCACATTTCCACCGTGCGTGGCCTCGCAGTGTCTCCTCGGCATCCCTACCTCTTTTCTTGCGGTGAAGACAAGATGGTCAAGTGTTGGGACTTGGAAACAAACAAGGTCATTCGCCACTACCATGGTCATCTCAGTGGTGTGTACACCTTGGCTTTGCATCCTCGTCTTGACCTCTTGGTGACTGGCGGTCGTGATGGTGTCTGCCGAGTGTGGGACATGCGCACCCGAAGCAATGTCCACGTCCTTTCCGGTCACAAGGGCACTGTGGCCGACATTCAGTGTCAAGAGGCCGATCCCCAGGTCATTTCCGGCTCACTGGATGCCACAGTCCGTCTATGGGATCTGGCTGCAGGAAAATCCATGGGCGTCTTGACGCATCACAAGAAGGGAGTTCGAGCGCTTGCTACCCATCCTACCGAGTTTACCTTCGCCAGTGCGAGCACCGGCAGCATCAAGCAGTGGAAGTGCCCAGAAGGTGCTTTTATGCAGAACTTTGAGGGCCAAaacgccatcatcaacaccCTCTCAGTCAACGATGAGAATGTCATGTTCTCTGGTGGTGACAACGGCTCCATGTCATTCTGGGACTGGAAGACCGGATACCAGTTCCAATCCATTGATACGATGGCACAACCAGGCTCACTCGAGGCTGAAGCTGGAATCATGGCCTCCACATTTGACAAGACTGGTCTCCGTCTCATCACAGGAGAGGCTGATAAGACCATTAAGATCTggaaggaggatgagaatgctACCCCGGAGACTCATCCAGTGACATGGGCGCCAACGCTTGGCAGACAACGCTACTAG
- a CDS encoding Origin recognition complex subunit 1, protein MESETEQLSDATAENRRQVRKRAQQWMTKGALLHEDSDDELGDEDHPWEWIYDGEAAEAKDETESSKKTGADKSRRRRASQPGKAGPSIVGARMGSFECRLGEAVLLKSPEPGKDWVGIITEFLEVEDEDAPGEMIKSVNIMWFASPDEFMSTRNKRRTDALPNEQYLTADFNVNPVTSINGKATVMSKDAFYAKYPGGVPPKNNAQRAEYNKCIVCRRGVNQVQGRYTEEFNWEQVYGDRNIYQLIGMVKEGLKAARKRKAADDEYAEPKQESVAPSTPRKRQRMAATNTTPKTQRKKALTTPSNKRIIVKKPLEFTPLGTRVLEPSHFASPYKQARTLLHVSAVPESLPCRKTEFNTVYNHLSAAIMEGTGACIYISGTPGTGKTATVREVVAQLNAAVLAEEMDDFIFVEINGMKVTDPHQSYSLLWEALKGDRVSPSHALDLLEQEFSNPSPRRVSCVVLMDELDQLVTKNQSVMYNFFNWPALRHSRLIVLAVANTMDLPERTLSNKISSRLGLTRITFPGYRHNDLMEIISTRLANVPGNIVDPDAVQFASRKVAAVSGDARRALDICRRAVEIAEQEADEAANAAATNNEGLDEMPATPSKTPARQKKALESKLGVHQDSVKPISGKSQPGRVTISTIKQAIQEATSTPLQQSLRCLPLSGKLFLAALLARVHRTGITESTFGDVLDEARRIADAAVAVAGVAGLGVKDYLLGGGTASRVRALGFAAMELMNSGVLALEQGSSTKNVIGGSTIPTRGDRSSKIRLRVAPEDVRLAFREDVEAKSFGVGVEQ, encoded by the exons ATGGAAAGCGAAACTGAACAATTGAGTGACGCGACGGCTGAAAACCGCCGTCAGGTACGAAAGCGCGCCCAGCAATGGATGACCAAGGGAGCGTTGCTACACGAAGATTCGGACGATGAGCTAGGCGACGAGGACCATCCATGGGAATGGATCTACGATGGCGAAGCTGCAGAAGCCAAGGATGAAACGGAATCAAGCAAGAAAACGGGCGCTGATAAATCGCGCCGACGACGAGCTTCGCAACCAGGCAAGGCAGGGCCATCAATTGTCGGCGCACGAATGGGCTCCTTTGAGTGCAGGCTTGGCGAGGCCGTGCTGCTCAAGTCGCCTGAGCCTGGTAAAGATTGGGTGGGCATTATCACGGAATTTCTGGaagtggaagatgaggatgcgCCTGGAGAGATGATAAAGTCGGTCAACATCATGTGGTTCGCGTCACCGGACGAGTTCATGTCCACCAGGAACAAGCGCAGAACCGATGCGCTCCCGAATGAGCAGTATCTCACAGCCGATTTCAACGTCAACCCTGTCACCTCAATTAATGGTAAAGCAACCGTTATGTCTAAAGACGCATTTTACGCCAAATACCCCGGCGGTGTTCCCCCCAAGAACAATGCCCAGCGTGCGGAATACAACAAGTGCATTGTCTGTCGCCGAGGTGTCAATCAAGTGCAAGGCCGATACACCGAAGAATTTAATTGGGAGCAAGTTTATGGGGACCGAAATATCTACCAATTGATTGGCATGGTGAAGGAGGGTCTCAAGGCGGCGCGGAAGAGAAAGGCAGCAGATGACGAG TATGCCGAGCCAAAGCAAGAGTCGGTCGCTCCAAGTACCCCAAGGAAACGGCAAAGAATGGCTGCGACAAACACAACTCCAAAAACACAGCGAAAGAAGGCGTTGACAACGCCATCAAACAAACG TATAATTGTAAAGAAGCCTCTCGAGTTCACTCCATTGGGAACTCGTGTTCTCGAACCGTCTCACTTCGCCTCCCCCTACAAACAAGCACGTACATTACTACATGTCTCTGCAGTCCCGGAATCCCTCCCGTGTCGCAAAACCGAGTTCAACACCGTTTATAACCATCTCAGTGCGGCCATCATGGAGGGCACAGGGGCGTGTATCTACATCTCAGGGACTCCAGGCACAGGCAAAACTGCAACCGTGCGGGAAGTTGTGGCGCAGCTCAATGCCGCTGTGCTTGCagaggaaatggatgatttCATATTCGTGGAAATCAACGGTATGAAAGTCACCGACCCGCATCAGTCTTACTCCCTGCTCTGGGAAGCCTTGAAAGGTGACAGAGTCTCGCCCTCTCATGCACTGGACCTTCTTGAGCAAGAATTCTCCAATCCATCGCCTCGCAGAGTCTCCTGCGTAGTCCTAATGGACGAACTCGATCAGCTGGTGACCAAGAATCAATCCGTCATGTATAACTTCTTCAATTGGCCCGCCTTGCGTCACTCACGGCTCATTGTTTTGGCTGTTGCAAATACAATGGACTTGCCCGAGCGAACTCTCAGCAACAAGATCTCAAGCCGTCTCGGTCTGACTCGAATTACCTTCCCCGGATACCGCCATAACGATCTTATGGAGATCATCAGCACGCGATTGGCCAACGTGCCAGGTAATATTGTTGATCCCGACGCTGTCCAGTTCGCCAGCCGCAAAGTCGCAGCAGTCAGTGGTGACGCGCGTCGCGCCCTCGATATATGCCGTCGTGCGGTTGAGATCGCTGAGCAAGAAGCGGACGAAGCTGCCAATGCAGCTGCTACGAATAATGAAGGTTTGGACGAGATGCCCGCAACTCCGAGCAAAACACCCGCGCGGCAAAAGAAGGCCCTTGAAAGCAAGCTTGGAGTTCATCAAGATTCTGTCAAACCTATCTCGGGAAAAAGTCAGCCTGGCCGAGTGACTATTTCCACCATCAAGCAAGCGATCCAGGAAGCCACATCTACCCCCCTCCAACAGTCCTTGCGCTGTTTGCCTCTTTCTGGCAAGCTCTTCCTGGCGGCTTTGCTGGCACGCGTGCATCGCACTGGAATCACCGAGTCTACATTCGGTGATGTCCTCGATGAAGCCCGCCGGATTGCAGATGCAGCTGTCGCTGTTGCCGGCGTGGCTGGGTTAGGCGTTAAGGACTATCTGCTTGGGGGAGGTACAGCGTCCAGAGTGCGTGCCCTAGGCTTCGCGGCCATGGAGCTCATGAATTCCGGTGTACTCGCTTTGGAGCAAGGCTCGAGTACCAAGAATGTCATTGGTGGCTCAACAATCCCAACACGTGGTGACCGAAGCAGCAAGATCAGGCTACGCGTGGCACCTGAAGACGTGAGATTAGCTTTCCGTGAGGACGTGGAAGCCAAGAGCTTTGGCGTAGGGGTGGAGCAGTGA
- a CDS encoding Ribosome biogenesis protein NOC1 produces MAKGKGKRSTGVDENSMKAGAAKSTNDSTAEPLMPNIDEGAFAGLRQKIEQRLKDQSSGKGKSKSNVKQNAAPSNNSALKNQKSQSKTGKKDEGSGQGKKRDRNGEVIARGANNGEKRKVDQPAAGSKKSDGQDALRQEIMALGGTEEDLELLADIDSESEVEGAPSKSKSKGGDEDLRKELSKMLEAAGHVVPDDIAEDEVEAEAELDDENEDEEGQSLEDEGSEADSEETSEVDDDDASEVSDVPDVPAVAKAREPEIVVPKEYAKLAFLPRSDWYAAPLPALATAKQVSALPRHLIDRIHELANSLLQAENDEYAKAQQASASSSHKFYTTIMSSGTLSDKISALTLAVQESPLHNTKSLETLIGLGGKRSRAQAVEVLRSLKDMFAQGTILPADRRLKSFANQPGLVAAFQGAGGRWTERDPLPGGLQKSHLIVWAFEDFLKEQYFQILKILEVWCNDEIEFSRSRAVSYVYELLKERPEQEANLLRLLVNKLGDPGKKIASRASYLLLQLEQTHPLMKPLIIKAVEELLFRPGQSQNAKYYAIITLNQTVLSLKEQQVAMQLLDIYFGMFVILLKPKESGKPTPETKPHGKKGPKGKGPKGAKGPAKGEAQDDEMREKLISGVLTGVNRAYPFTDADSDRLSKHIDTLFRITHSSNFNTSIQALLLIQQITGTTQVASDRFYRTLYESLLDPRVATSSKQSLYLNLLYKALKNDLNVRRVKAFVKRLVQVLGMHQPSFICGVFYLIRELEKTFTGLQSLFDQPEDNESDGEEAFHDVPDEDDEPAPAPIISKPKQNNGYDPRKRDPEHSNADKTCLWELLPYLSHFHPSVSVNASHLLDHEAMSGKPDMTIHTLTHFLDRFVYRTPKASASSRGASIMQPLAGGEAKDRLVEAGKSALQGQPLNSENFWKKKADEVAAEDVFFHEYFNRVNKDKTKTKKSKASEAAGERDEDDEDASDNESEIWKALVDSRPELEADEDEDDDLDMDDLDSEFGDEEESEGEEAAGSDDEVIFNDESDVPSDEDMAEASDFGMEEEAVPATTSKKAAKKVAKKTKKDEDEDEDDFDMDVSDDEAFYNSDDDLPSDVELGGVALEPQAEAADNKKKRRKLKHLPTFASMEDYAALLADEDDGM; encoded by the exons ATGGCCAAAGGCAAAGGGAAGCGCTCCACTGGCGTTGATGAGAATTCCATGAAGGCGGGCGCTGCAAAATCGACCAATGACTCGACCGCCGAACCGCTGATGCCCAACATTGACGAAGGCGCGTTCGCTGGACTACGACAGAAGATCGAACAAAGGTTGAAGGATCAGAGCTCTGGCAagggaaaatcaaagagcAACGTTAAGCAGAATGCTGCGCCCTCAAACAACTCTGCGCTGAAGAATCAGAAATCCCAAAGCAAGACAGGGAAGAAAGATGAAGGTTCAGGACAAGGAAAGAAGCGGGATCGCAACGGAGAGGTGATCGCTAGAGGTGCGAACAACGGAGAGAAACGCAAGGTTGACCAACCTGCAGCCGGCTCAAAAAAGAGCGATGGCCAGGATGCGCTCCGTCAGGAGATCATGGCTCTGGGAGGTACCGAAGAGGACCTTGAGCTACTTGCCGACATTGATTCCGAATCAGAAGTTGAAGGCGCGCCTTCCAAGTCCAAATCGAAGGGTGGTGACGAGGACCTTCGCAAAGAGCTTTCCAAAATGCTGGAAGCGGCCGGTCACGTTGTTCCCGATGACATTGCCGAAGACGAGGTTGAGGCTGAAGCAGAACTCGAtgatgaaaatgaagatgaggaaggcCAGAGTCTCGAAGATGAAGGCTCTGAAGCTGACAGCGAGGAGACAAGTgaggtcgatgatgatgacgccTCCGAGGTGTCAGATGTTCCGGATGTGCCGGCGGTTGCAAAGGCCAGGGAGCCTGAAATCGTTGTCCCTAAGGAATATGCGAAGCTT GCCTTTCTTCCTCGATCTGACTGGTACGCTGCTCCCCTGCCAGCTCTCGCTACTGCAAAGCAGGTGAGCGCCTTGCCTCGTCACCTCATTGATCGCATTCACGAACTCGCCAATTCCCTCCTCCAAGCCGAGAACGACGAGTACGCGAAGGCTCAGCAAGCATCGGCATCCTCATCGCACAAGTTCTACACAACTATCATGAGCTCCGGTACATTGAGTGATAAGATCTCTGCTCTCACTCTGGCAGTCCAAGAGTCACCGCTTCACAACACCAAATCCTTGGAGACCCTCATTGGGCTGGGAGGCAAGCGAAGCCGTGCTCAAGCAGTTGAGGTCCTTCGATCGTTGAAGGATATGTTTGCTCAAGGAACAATCTTGCCCGCTGACCGCCGCTTGAAATCCTTCGCCAATCAGCCCGGTCTCGTTGCCGCGTTCCAAGGCGCTGGCGGAAGATGGACAGAACGAGATCCGCTCCCTGGTGGTCTGCAAAAAAGCCATCTTATTGTCTGGGCTTTTGAAGATTTCCTGAAAGAGCAGTACTTCCAGATTCTTAAAATCCTGGAGGTATGGTGCAATGATGAGATCGAATTTTCCCGATCGCGCGCTGTCAGTTATGTCTACGAGCTGCTCAAGGAGAGACCTGAACAGGAGGCAAATTTACTGCGTCTACTCGTGAACAAACTCGGTGACCCGGGCAAGAAGATCGCTTCTCGGGCCTCCTACCTTCTTTTGCAGCTTGAACAGACACACCCCCTGATGAAACCTTTGATCATCAAGGCTGTCGAAGAACTGCTTTTCCGACCGGGTCAGAGTCAAAACGCCAAGTACTATGCCATCATCACACTCAATCAGACAGTCCTTAGTTTGAAGGAGCAGCAGGTCGCCATGCAGCTTTTGGATATCTACTTCGGCAtgttcgttattcttttgAAGCCCAAGGAATCTGGCAAACCGACTCCCGAGACAAAGCCTCACGGTAAGAAGGGGCCGAAGGGTAAGGGACCAAAGGGAGCAAAGGGACCTGCCAAGGGCGAAGCccaagatgatgagatgcGCGAGAAGTTGATCTCGGGTGTCTTGACTGGTGTCAACCGCGCGTATCCTTTCACCGACGCCGACTCTGACCG GCTTTCGAAGCACATTGACACGCTCTTCCGTATTACACACTCCTCGAATTTCAATACCAGTATCCAGGCTCTGCTTCTCATTCAACAAATTACTGGCACAACCCAGGTCGCAAGCGACCGCTTCTACAGGACCTTGTACGAGTCTCTTTTGGATCCCCGTGTTGCTACTTCATCGAAGCAGTCGCTCTACCTCAATCTTCTCTACAAGGCTCTCAAGAACGATCTCAATGTGCGTCGGGTCAAAGCATTCGTCAAGCGTTTGGTCCAGGTGCTAGGAATGCACCAGCCGTCCTTCATTTGCGGTGTGTTCTACTTGATTCGCGAACTGGAGAAGACCTTTACGGGTCTCCAGTCATTATTCGACCAGCCGGAGGACAATGAGAGCGATGGTGAAGAGGCTTTCCATGACGTGCctgatgaagacgatgagccTGCACCTGCACCCATCATCAGCAAGCCGAAGCAGAATAATGGATACGATCCCCGCAAGCGTGATCCTGAACACAGCAACGCAGATAAGACTTGTCTTTGGGAATTG CTGCCCTATCTCTCTCACTTCCATCCATCGGTCTCCGTCAATGCATCCCACCTCCTTGATCACGAGGCGATGAGCGGCAAGCCTGACATGACCATCCACACACTCACCCACTTCCTCGACCGCTTCGTCTACCGCACTCCTAAGGCCAGCGCCTCCTCCCGTGGTGCCTCAATCATGCAGCCCCTCGCCGGCGGGGAAGCGAAGGATCGGTTGGTTGAGGCGGGTAAGTCTGCGCTTCAAGGACAGCCCCTCAACTCAGAGAActtctggaagaagaaggccgatgAAGTCGCGGCTGAAGatgtcttcttccacgaGTACTTCAATCGTGTCAACAAGGATaagaccaagaccaagaagtcCAAGGCTTCCGAGGCCGCTGGGGAgcgtgatgaagatgacgaagatgccAGTGACAACGAATCGGAGATTTGGAAGGCTTTGGTGGACTCTCGGCCCGAATTGGAGgctgatgaggacgaggatgatgaccTGGACATGGATGACCTGGATTCCGAATtcggtgatgaggaggagagtgagGGCGAAGAAGCCGCCGGCAGTGATGATGAGGTCATCTTCAACGACGAGTCAGATGTCCCATCTGATGAAGACATGGCTGAGGCCAGCGACTTcggcatggaagaagaggccgtTCCAGCGACAACATCGAAGAAGGCCGCCAAGAAGGTCGccaagaagacgaagaaggatgaggacgaggacgaggacgacttTGACATGGACGTCTCGGACGATGAGGCCTTCTACAACAGTGACGACGATTTGCCTTCTGATGTGGAATTGGGTGGTGTGGCCCTTGAGCCGCAGGCGGAGGCCGCGgacaacaagaagaagcgccGCAAGCTCAAGCACCTGCCCACCTTTGCCTCGATGGAGGACTATGCGGCACTTTtggccgacgaggacgatggGATGTGA